The DNA segment CACGCTTTCGCTCCTCAGCGTCAGTATCGGCCCAGAGACCCGCCTTCGCCACCGGTGTTCCTCCTGATATCTGCGCATTTCACCGCTACACCAGGAATTCCAGTCTCCCCTACCGAACTCTAGCCTGCCCGTATCGAATGCAAGCTCGGAGTTGAGCCCCGAGATTTCACATTCGACGCGACAAGCCGCCTACGAGCTCTTTACGCCCAATAAATCCGGACAACGCTCGCGCCCTACGTCTTACCGCGGCTGCTGGCACGTAGTTGGCCGGCGCTTCTTCTGCAGGTACCGTCACTTGCGCTTCGTCCCTGCTGAAAGAGGTTTACAACCCGAAGGCCGTCATCCCTCACGCGGCGTCGCTGCATCAGGCTTCCGCCCATTGTGCAATATTCCCCACTGCTGCCTCCCGTAGGAGTCTGGGCCGTGTCTCAGTCCCAGTGTGGCCGGTCGCCCTCTCAGGCCGGCTACCCGTCGTCGCCTTGGTAGGCCATTACCCCACCAACAAGCTGATAGGCCGCGAGTCCATCCCGAACCGAAAAACTTTCCACAACCATGCCATGCGGCAGGAAGTCATATTCGGTATTAGCCCCCGTTTCCGAGGGTTATCCCAAAGTTCGGGGCAGGTTACTCACGTGTTACTCACCCGTTCGCCGCTCGAGTACCCCGAAGGGCCTTTCCGCTCGACTTGCATGTGTTAAGCACGCCGCCAGCGTTCGTCCTGAGCCAGGATCAAACTCTCCAACAAAATCTTTGGAAAAGCGTCCCGGCAACAAACAAATGTTGCCAAAGGAATCTCCAACCCACCTGAAAAACAGATAGGCCGGGGTATTGCCATAATTGGCACTGGCTTATCAAGCACCCTGTTGAGTTCTCAAAGAACAACCGCACACCATCATGTTGACTGGGGCTTTCTGTTCGACCCGCAGAACTTTACACGGTCGAAACCGTGATCAATTCTCGGGGGTGTCCTCCAGGCCGGCCGCGCCGGGCCTCTTCCGAGTCCCGCTCGCTCGCCCGTTTCCCTGGCGGCTTGGAAAACATTACAGGCACATGTCCGCTGAACCAAATCGGCCCGCCGCGACGTGGGTCACAGCGGGCCGATCACAATAAAACCTCAGGTCAGAGCGCTATTTGACGATCTCGACGCCGGCGAACGTCCGCTTGCCGCGGCGCAGCACCAGGAATCGGCCGTGCAGCAGTGCGGATTCCGGCACCACGGCCTCACCGTCGGTGATCCGCTCGTTGTTGAGGTAGGCGCCGCCCTCGGTGATGGTGCGGCGGGCCTCGTTCGCGCTCGCCACGAGACCGGCGTCCTTGAGCAGAGCGCCGACGGGCGGGAGCTCCCCTCGTACCGAGAGAAGCCCTGCCTCTGCCAGAGCGGCGCGCAAGGTGTCCGCCGAGAGCTCCTCCAGGGACCCTCGCCCGAACAACGCCTGGCTGGCCGCGACCGCCTGGTTGGCCTCCTCCTCGCCATGGACCAGCGCGGTGATCTCGAAAGCGAGGGCGCGCTGGGCGAGACGGGCCTGCGGGCGCTCGGCCGTCGCCTTCTCCAGCTCCTCCAGCTCTTCGCGGGACTTGAAGCTGAAGTACCGCAGGTACTTGCTCACGTCCCGGTCGTCGCTGTTGATCCAGAACTGGTAGAAGGAGTACGGGCTGGTCATCGTGGGGTCGAGCCAGACCGCGCCGCCCTCGGTCTTGCCGAACTTGGTGCCGTCGGCCTTGAGGACCAGCGGGGTCACGAACGCGTGCACCGGGCCTGCGCCGCGGCGACGCACGAAGTCGACGCCGGCGGTGATGTTGCCCCACTGGTCGGAGCCACCGAACTGCAGTCGGCAACCGTGCTGGACGTGCAGCTGGTAGAAGTCGTTCGACTGCAGGAGCTGGTAGCTGAACTCGGTGAAGCTGATGCCGCTCTCCAGCCGGTTGCGCACCACGTCGCGCGCCAGCATCTTGTTGACCGGGAAGTGCTTGCCGACGTCCCGGAGGAAGTCGATCACCGAGGTCGGGCCGGTCCAGTCGAGGTTGTTGACGAGCGTGGCCCCCTGCGGACCGTCGTAGGTCACGAACGGCGACAGCTGCTCACGGATCCGCTGCACCCAGCCCTCCACGACCTCCGGCGGGTTGAGGCTGCGCTCACTGGACTCCCGGGGGTCGCCGATCTGACCCGTCGCGCCGCCCACGAGCAGCAGCGGCCGGTGACCGCCCTGCTGGAGCCGGCGGGCGGTCAGCACCTGCATGAGGTGCCCGACGTGCAGCGACGCGGCGGTGGGGTCGAAGCCCACATAGAACGTGAGCGAGCCGCCGTCGAGCGCCTTGCGCAGCTCGTCGGCATCGGTCGAGTCCTGGATCAGTCCGCGCCACAGCAGGTCGTCTACGAGAGTCACGCACGGATTGTCCCGCACCCACCGGTGCGGATCACAGCGGGATTCGGGGATGCTAGGCGGATGGGTCACCTGGGTAGCGCGAAACCACCGATCGAGATCTCCAAGAAGAAGGCCGAGGAGCGCCTCGCAGCAGCGCAGGAACGGCTGCTGCGGCTGCGGCTGCTGGTCGGCGGGCAGATCGGCGAGAAGACGATCGGGCCGCCGCTCTGCGTGCTCTTCGAGGGGTGGGACGCCTCCGGCAAGGGCGGCGCGATCAAGCGGCTGGTGAGCATGATCGATCCCCGGCATGTGCGGGTGTCGCAGTTCGCGGCGCCGACGTACGACGAGAAGCGCCACCACTTCCTGCAGCGCTTCTGGCAGGTGCTGCCGGGCAACGGCGGGATGACGGTCCTGGACCGCTCCTGGTACGGGCGGGTCCTGGTGGAGCGGGTCGAAGGCTTCGCGACGACCGCGCAGTGGAAACGGGCGTACGACGAGATCGCCGAGTTCGAGCGGACGCTCACCGCCGAGGGAATGATCCTGATCAAGTTCTGGATGCACGTCTCCGAGGACGAGCAACTGCGCCGCTTCGAGGACCGCGCCCACGACCCGCTGCGCTCCTGGAAGCTGACCGACGAGGACTGGCGCAACCGCAAGAAGCGCCCGGAGTACGAGGCCGCGATCGAGGACATGCTGGCGAAGACCGACAAGCCGCGGGCCCGCTGGCAGGTCATCCCCGGTGACAGCAAGCACTACGCCCGGTTCGCCGTGGTCGAGCACGTCTGCAAGGTTCTCGAGACGAGGCTGGAGAAGCGCGGCTACGACCTGAGGGCGGCGGCGCAGCCGGGCAACCCGCAGGTATGACCGATTTGGCGTTTCAGCCCGAATTGCAGGCAAATAACCGATAATCTGCCCTCCATGAGCAGGTTCTCCCTTCGCACGGCCGTCCTCTCGCTGGGCCTCGCCGGCGTCACCATGACCGCCGGCCAGGCCCTCGCCGCGCCTCTCGCCGACCCGCCGCCGGCGAACCCGGCGCCGGCTGACGCGGCACCGGTCAACCCGGCGCCGGCTGCTGTCGCGCCCCCGGCGAAGCCCCAGCCCGCCGCCGGGAAACCCAAGCCGCCGAAGAAGCCCGCCGGACCGGCCCAGGCCATCGCCCTGGTCCGCACCGGTGGCATCGCCGGCGCCGGCCCCTCGGTCTACACCCTGGTCGGCAGCGGCGGCGGCAACGACCACAACACCCGCACTCTGCGGCTCGCCTCCAGCCGGGAGTTCATGGCGCTGCGGTCCAGCTACGTCCCGAAGGACACGTGCTGCGACCGTTTCGAGTACACGATCGAGGTCGGCTACCGGAACGGCGGCAAGAAGAAGATCGAGGCGCTGGAGGGCACCCCCGGCAACCCGAAGGTGCTCCTCGACGTCATCCACATGATGGAGACGATGCCCACGCCGAAGCCGATCGTCTTCCCGCCCGGCTTCCCGTTCAACTAGCGGCCTGCTTGCGGGCCTCCGCGGCATCGGGCGCGGCGACCGCCAGCGACGCCAGCCGCCGGCACTCGTCCAGGGAGTGCCCCGCCAGTGAGGCCCGCACCGCCGGAACCGCGCGCGGCGACATCGACAGGCTCGTCACGCCGAGGCCGACCAGGATCGGGGCGAGCGCCGGATCCGACGCCGCCTCCCCGCACACCCCGACCGGCTTCCCGGTCGCCCGGCCCGCCTCCCCGCAGATCCCGATGAGCTGCAGCAGCCCCGGCTGCCACGGATCGAGCAGGTCGGCCAGGTCGCCGCACATCCGGTCGGCGGCGAACGTGTACTGGCTCAGGTCGTTCGTCCCGATGCTCAGGAAGTCGACGACCTCGAGCAGGTCACGGGCGCGCAGCGCGGCGGCCGGCACCTCGATCATCACACCGGCCTTCGGCAGCCCGGCGTCGCGCACGGCAGCCGCGAACGTGGTCGCCTCGGCGAGCGTCGACACCATCGGCGCCATCACCCAGACGTCGGCGCCGGTCTGCGACCGGGCCTCCGCGATCGCGGCGAGCTGTGTCGCCAGCACCTCCGGGCGCTTGCGCGCGATGCGCAGGCCGCGAACACCCAGGGCAGGATTGGGCTCACCCTCCTGGTTCAGGAACGGCAGCGGTTTGTCGGCACCGGCATCGAGGGTACGGATGACCACCCTGCGGCCGGCCATCCCGGCGAAGACGGCCCGGTAAGCCTCCACCTGCTCATCGAGTCCCGGCTCCTGCGACCGGTCCAGGAACAGCAGCTCGGTGCGGAACAGGCCGACCCCTTCGACGTTCGCCTCATCGGCGGCGGCGATGTTCTTGACGGAACCGACGTTCGCGAGGAGCTTCACCTCGTACCCATCGGAGGTCTGACCCGGACCGGTCAGAGCGGAAGCCGCGGCAGCCACCTCGGCCGCCGCCCGCACCGCGGCCTGGGCCGCCGCCTCGCCGATGCCCGCGTCGACCCGGCCGGACGCGCCGTCGACCAGCACGTGGGTGCCTTCCTCGATGTCCAGGATCCCGGCGCAGGCGACCACCGCGGGCAGGCCGAGGGCACGGGCCAGGATCGCGGTGTGGCTGGTCGGACCGCCGATCTCGGTCACCAGAGCCAGGACCTGTCCAAGATCCAGATCGGCGGTGTCGGCCGGTGCGAGATCCTTCGCGGCCAGGACGAAGGGATGGCCCGGCTGCGGGACGCCCGGCATCGGCAGGCCGAGCAGCACCGCTACGGCACGGTTGCGCAGATCGTCGAGGTCGGCGACGCGTTCGGCGAGATAGCCGCCCGCCGCTTCGAAGGATTCGCGAAATACCCGGAATGCGCCGTCGATCGCGTGCGGTGCGTCGCAGCCCTCCTCGACCAGGCCCTCCTCGACCAGCTCCCGCACGCTGTCGAGCAGCGCCTCGTCCTCGGCCATCATCGCCTCGGCCCGCAGCACCTCGGCGATCGTCTCATCGGTCGCGCGGTCGGCACGCGCTCCAAGATCGGCGGCGACCTGGGCGAGGGCGCCGTAGGCCCGCGCGATCTCCGCCTCAACGTCGGCGATCCGTCCCGCGGCGGTCTCTCCGCCGACGCTCCCTCCCCCGCTGACCTCTCCGCCTGCGATCCCTCCCGCGGTGGTCTCTCCCGCGCTGACCCCTCCGGCTGCGATCCCTCCGGCTGCGATCTTGGAGCGCGGGGGCAGCGCCGGGACCGCGGCTATCCGGAGCAGCGGACCGGCGGCAACCCCGGCACAGACACCGATCCCTTGCAGGGCGATCTCAGCCATCGGAGGCGTCCAAGTCCCGGGCGAGCAGCGCGGCCAGGTCGTCGAGGGCCGCGTCGGCGCCCTCCCCCTCGGCTTCGAGGACGACCTCGGTGCCCTTCTTGGCGCCGAGCGCGAGCACCGACAGCATGCTCTTGGCCGGCACCGGCTTCTTCTCACCGACCCGGATGGTGACCTTCACCGGCGCCGCCGCGGCGGCCTCGACGAAGATCTTGGCGGGCCGGGCGTGCAGGCCGCTGGCCGAACCGACGGCAACCGTGCGCGTGGGCATTTCCGGACTCCCTAAGGCTCGATGGTTACCTTGATGGCTTCGCCGCGGGCGACGATGCCGAACGCGTCGATCGCGCCCTCCAGGGGCAGGCGGTGCGTGATCAGGTCGGCGACCGGCACCGCGCCGGTGGCGACCAGTTCGAGCGCCTCGGCGTTGTGCGACGGGCTGGACCCGTTCGCGCCGACGATCATCAGCTCCCGGTAGTGCACCAGGTTCGAGTCGCAGGTGATCGTCGGGTTGTCCTTGGGCAGGCCGCCGAAGAAACTGATCCGGCCCTGCCGGGCGGCCATCTCGATCGCCTGCTCCTGGGCCTTGCCGGACGCGGCCGCCGTGATGATCACGTCGGCGCCCCGGCCGTCGGTCAGCTTGCGGACCTCCTCGATCGGGTCGGTCTCGGCCGCGCAGATGGCGGCGTCCGGCTTCACCAGGTTCGCCGCCATGTCGAGGCGCTCCCGGTTCAGCTCGACCAGGAAGACGCGGGCCGCTCCGCGCGAGCGGGCCAGCCGTACGTGAAGGCACCCGATCGGACCCGAGCCGATGACCACGACGTCGTCGCCGGCGCCCACCCGTGCCAGGTTCTGCGCGTTCAGCGCACAGGCCAGCGGCTCGGCCACCGACGCCTCGGCGAACGAGACGCCGTCCGGGATCCGGTTCAGGCCGTCGACCTTGAGGACCTCCTTCGGCACCACCATGTACTGCGCGAAGCCGCCCTCGAAGTGGTAGCCCATCGACACCTGGTTCGGGCAGACCGTCATCCGGCCCCGCCTGCACTCGGCGCACTCACCGCACGGGATCGCGGCGATGACCTGGACCCGGTCGCCCTCGGACCAGCCGTCGACGCCGTCGCCGACCGTGACGATCTCGCCGGCGATCTCGTGGCCCATCACCCGCGGCGGGTGGATGTGGTGGTGGCCGAACTTCGAGATCTTGACGTCGGTGCCGCAGGTGGAGCAGTTACGGACGCGGATCTTCACCTCTCCCGGCCCGGCCTCGGGTTCCGGCACGTCCTCGAAGCGGACGTCGCCGGGAGCGTGGAATCGCACGACCTTCATTCGGTTTCCTCCTGGATCTTGGAAAGCAACGCCAGCACGACGTCGACGTCGGTGGCCTCTCTGAGGGACCGCGCCCGGTCCTCGTCGAGCAGCACCTCGGCCAGCGCGGCGAGCAACTCGACGTGACCGTCACCGGCGGCGGCGATGCCGACACAGACGCTCACCCGCTCGCCGTCCCAGTCGACGCCGTCCGGGAAGCGGAGCACCGCGAGGGCGTCCCGCTTCACCAGGGCCTTGCCGTCGAGGGTGCCGTGCGGAATCGCGACGCCCTCGCCGACGTAGGTGGAGATGGACTTCTCCCGGGCCAGCAT comes from the Actinoplanes sp. OR16 genome and includes:
- the tyrS gene encoding tyrosine--tRNA ligase; this encodes MTLVDDLLWRGLIQDSTDADELRKALDGGSLTFYVGFDPTAASLHVGHLMQVLTARRLQQGGHRPLLLVGGATGQIGDPRESSERSLNPPEVVEGWVQRIREQLSPFVTYDGPQGATLVNNLDWTGPTSVIDFLRDVGKHFPVNKMLARDVVRNRLESGISFTEFSYQLLQSNDFYQLHVQHGCRLQFGGSDQWGNITAGVDFVRRRGAGPVHAFVTPLVLKADGTKFGKTEGGAVWLDPTMTSPYSFYQFWINSDDRDVSKYLRYFSFKSREELEELEKATAERPQARLAQRALAFEITALVHGEEEANQAVAASQALFGRGSLEELSADTLRAALAEAGLLSVRGELPPVGALLKDAGLVASANEARRTITEGGAYLNNERITDGEAVVPESALLHGRFLVLRRGKRTFAGVEIVK
- a CDS encoding polyphosphate kinase 2 family protein, which encodes MGHLGSAKPPIEISKKKAEERLAAAQERLLRLRLLVGGQIGEKTIGPPLCVLFEGWDASGKGGAIKRLVSMIDPRHVRVSQFAAPTYDEKRHHFLQRFWQVLPGNGGMTVLDRSWYGRVLVERVEGFATTAQWKRAYDEIAEFERTLTAEGMILIKFWMHVSEDEQLRRFEDRAHDPLRSWKLTDEDWRNRKKRPEYEAAIEDMLAKTDKPRARWQVIPGDSKHYARFAVVEHVCKVLETRLEKRGYDLRAAAQPGNPQV
- the ptsP gene encoding phosphoenolpyruvate--protein phosphotransferase; protein product: MAEIALQGIGVCAGVAAGPLLRIAAVPALPPRSKIAAGGIAAGGVSAGETTAGGIAGGEVSGGGSVGGETAAGRIADVEAEIARAYGALAQVAADLGARADRATDETIAEVLRAEAMMAEDEALLDSVRELVEEGLVEEGCDAPHAIDGAFRVFRESFEAAGGYLAERVADLDDLRNRAVAVLLGLPMPGVPQPGHPFVLAAKDLAPADTADLDLGQVLALVTEIGGPTSHTAILARALGLPAVVACAGILDIEEGTHVLVDGASGRVDAGIGEAAAQAAVRAAAEVAAAASALTGPGQTSDGYEVKLLANVGSVKNIAAADEANVEGVGLFRTELLFLDRSQEPGLDEQVEAYRAVFAGMAGRRVVIRTLDAGADKPLPFLNQEGEPNPALGVRGLRIARKRPEVLATQLAAIAEARSQTGADVWVMAPMVSTLAEATTFAAAVRDAGLPKAGVMIEVPAAALRARDLLEVVDFLSIGTNDLSQYTFAADRMCGDLADLLDPWQPGLLQLIGICGEAGRATGKPVGVCGEAASDPALAPILVGLGVTSLSMSPRAVPAVRASLAGHSLDECRRLASLAVAAPDAAEARKQAAS
- a CDS encoding HPr family phosphocarrier protein, which encodes MPTRTVAVGSASGLHARPAKIFVEAAAAAPVKVTIRVGEKKPVPAKSMLSVLALGAKKGTEVVLEAEGEGADAALDDLAALLARDLDASDG
- a CDS encoding zinc-dependent dehydrogenase, which translates into the protein MKVVRFHAPGDVRFEDVPEPEAGPGEVKIRVRNCSTCGTDVKISKFGHHHIHPPRVMGHEIAGEIVTVGDGVDGWSEGDRVQVIAAIPCGECAECRRGRMTVCPNQVSMGYHFEGGFAQYMVVPKEVLKVDGLNRIPDGVSFAEASVAEPLACALNAQNLARVGAGDDVVVIGSGPIGCLHVRLARSRGAARVFLVELNRERLDMAANLVKPDAAICAAETDPIEEVRKLTDGRGADVIITAAASGKAQEQAIEMAARQGRISFFGGLPKDNPTITCDSNLVHYRELMIVGANGSSPSHNAEALELVATGAVPVADLITHRLPLEGAIDAFGIVARGEAIKVTIEP
- a CDS encoding PTS sugar transporter subunit IIA, with the translated sequence MSELLERRAILLDRSADSKEDAIRQCGAVLKDVGAVEPGYIDTMLAREKSISTYVGEGVAIPHGTLDGKALVKRDALAVLRFPDGVDWDGERVSVCVGIAAAGDGHVELLAALAEVLLDEDRARSLREATDVDVVLALLSKIQEETE